Part of the Catalinimonas alkaloidigena genome is shown below.
TTCCTTTGTAGGAGCCCGCAGACTGGCGCATCGCTTCAGAGCAGAGCAACGTATTCGCGATGCCGGAACCAGCAGCCGTTTTCGTTATCGGCTAAGTTATGACTTTCCTACTAACGGACAGCAGCTTGATCCCGGTGAGACCTATCTGATATTCTCAGAAGAAGTTCTCTGGGAGCTTAATGCCTATGAAAACGAGCTGGACAATCGCCTATACTTAGGTATCGGCTGGTATTTCACTGATAAGCGCAAACTGGAAGCAGGTGTACAGTATCGTTTGGAGGCAATCAATATGGGAAGTTCCGAAAGTATCTTCCATATCGTTACTTCCTACTACCTGAACCAGTGAAATAAAGAGGATTCTTCTTGTCTGGGTTGATCTCCAACAATTCCTGCCAAGGAATTGCTTAAGAAATTCATCCTTCAATTTGCTACTCGTTTATCCTATATTTTTCAATTTTGAAGATTTCAGATGCCTCAATTGGGGTCAAAATAGACGGATCTGCAATAGACAAAATGCTTATAGATTACATGTAAAGAAAGTTTTAGAACAAAACAGCGCTTATATATTAGGTTTCAGCGTTAAATAGGAGCAACTGAATGTTAAAATTTAATAATAAACCCAGATTGATTCTGCTTAGATGAACATTAAAATACCTTCACTGAGATCTCACGATGCCTATTTAAGCACTCATTTGTCTCTTGTTTTGTACCCCTAATGAAGTAAATACATTTTTGCAATTGATAGCATCGTTGCAGCAAATATGAAAAAATCTTAATGGTAAAAGTATGACCTGGTACACGATAAGTAATAATTGAACAATGGCCTGCCAGGTTTTAACAAGTATGCGTTTAAGAAGGCAGGTAATAAGTTGGTTACATATCTGATAATCAATCATTCTGCCAGGAAACGTAGCCCAAATGGAAGTTAATTGATCAACGGAATCGCAAATAATGTATTTTTTTCTTTTACATCTTAAAAAAGGAACTCACAGCTTCTCTTCAAAAGCATTTCCCCTAAAGCTTTTGCGGATAACAACGCGCAAAAATTCTTTACAAATCAGTATGAATAAGCAGGAGTCAAAGTAAAAAAGGTCAATTCGAGCTGAACTGACCTTTTCAGGTATTAAACAATTAGATTATGAAATCAGAAATCCATGTCATCATTCCCCCCATCGTAGCCGCCGCCACCTCTTCCACCACGCATGCGGTTGTTAATATCATTGAGACGATAGGTAAATGATAAAGTGAGCTGACGCTGAGCCCGCTGAAACTCAGCCTCTTCGTATAGTGTTTCGGTAATCGTCTCGTATCTGAATTTCCTGCTGTTCAAAATATCTCTTACACTAAGTGAAAGCGTACCTTTCTTTTGGAATACATCTTTGGTAGCACCTAGATCTAAAGAATAATAAGCTTTTCTTCGTCCCTGCGTAGTAACTTCAGGAGCACGGTAGAAACCGCTGAACTGCACATCAAATAATTTGGGCACTTCCCATTTGGAAGTAAAACGTCCACTGGCGGAATACGTATCAGCAAAAAGCTCCAGACCATCAAACTCACCTTCGGTGATAGAACGGTAGAAGTTAAAGTTCGCATTCACATTCCACCAGGAGAATAAATCTTTGGAACCGTTGAGTTCAAAGCCATAAGCGTTTTGTGTGCTCAGGTTTTCAGGACGCGTAAATGTGATCACCACGCTATCTACTGTTTCTGTCCATCGTACTCGCTCTACCACATCGTCAGTAAAACGGTAGTAGGCACCAAAATAGATATTACCGGTAGCATAGTTATAAAGATAACCCAGCTCATAGCTATCGGTAAACTCGGGGTCCAGATCAGGATTACCTGTACGAATATTACGTGCATCTGTAAAGCTGGAGAAAGGGTTCAATTCTCTGAAGCGCGGACGATTGATTCTGCGACTATAGCTTGCCTGAAGAGAGTTTGTTTTACTCAAGGAGTAGGTCAGAAAAGCGCTGGGGAACAGATTGATATAATCCTTATCATTTTTCTCATCAGTTTGTATCAAATGAGTGGTAATATCGGTAGCCTCAGCCCGTAAACCTCCCTGATAAGACCATTTACCAGTTTTGTTGCTCAGAATAGCATAAGCTGCATAAATATTCTCATCATAATTGAAGGTATTGGTAAAGCCCGGTAGGTTAACCCAGTCGCCAGACTCCTCCTGCTCCTCTACAATGTATTCATTATCTATCTGGCGCAGCGTATTACGCACTCCGGTTTCAAATTTCGCGTTTTCCAGGAAAGGATATACGTAATCTGCCTGTATCAGCCACTGTCGTTCGTTCTCATCGTTGAGCGAACGCTGCACCAAAGTAGGGTACATCTCTTCAAAACCTTCAAATTCGTTCTGATCGGCATCTTCTATCTCTGCACTTTGCCTGAATTGTACATTGGCGGTAAATTCTCTCCCCTTTTTCTTGTAAGTACGTTTATAATACAGTTCATACTCCTGGTTTTCCTCATCTTCATGCTCTCGGTCGGTACGCAGCGTACGCTGAATAAGGTCATTGTCTGTGGTAAAATCACGGTACCAGGTATCGGTATTGTTATCCTGATCCGATACATTGTATAGCGCGGAGGCAGTAAGGGTATTGTATTCGTTAAAGATGAAGTCCGTACCTAATCTGATATTGCTGGATATACCTCCCCGCAAACGGTCGTTCTCCCGGCGGGTAATATAAGAAGTATCAGCTCCGTTAAATTCCTGATAGGAGCTACCCATCCCCGGTGTACGACGATAGTTGACCCCGTAGTTAACAAAGAAGTTCATTTTGCTCTGGCGATAGTTCAAGTTTACTGAAGCGCCATAGTTTTCGGGAGTACCTACGTTCGCAGTAAAGGAACCATTAAGCCCAGCCTTCTTTTTCTTTTTCAGCACAATATTGATGATGCCGGCAGAACCTTCAGCATCATAGCGGGCCGAAGGGTTAGTCACTACTTCTACTCTTTCAATCACATCACCGTTTAGGGTACGTAATCCATCAGTATTGCCGATGCCGATAAGGCCGGAAGGTTTGCCATCTACCAGAATTCTCACATTACCACTACCTCTTAAGCTTACATTTCCCTCTACATCTACCGTGACCGAAGGGAGATTATCTAATATTTCGGAAGCATTACGACCGGTATTGCTCAGGTCCTGAGCGACATTAAAGACTCTCTTATCCAGTTCCAGTTCCATCTGTTCTCTTTTTCCTTCTACTACCACCTCAGCAAGGGTGGAGGTATTCTCAGCAAGTGAGATGGCACCCATATTTTTGTTGCTGTTTCCTATCTGTACGTCACTGACCACCTTAGGATCGTAAGACACAAATTGTAGCTTGATCATATAAAGGCCTGGCTTGGCCTCTATTGTGAATTTTCCTTCACTGTCGGTATATCCTCCGGTGATCAGGGTGGAATCGGCACCCTGCAAAAGACTCACGGTAGTAAACTCCAGGGGAGTTCCGGATTCTGCATCTAATACCTGTCCGCTAACACTTCCCTGGGCTAATACTAGTTGGGAACTTAATAGACAGAGGAACAATGAGAGTAAGTTTTTTAGCATGTCAGAAATAAAGGTTTTAATAAGGTTTCGCTAGCTATTACTATTACTTTGAACGAACGAAATAAACTTATTCCCGTATTTTCTAAGGCATACTAGACCAACACGAAAGAGTATTAGACTAAAACCTCATTTCTATGAAAGATTGTTTATGATAATCTATGAATATTAAGAGCTTGTTAATGAAAGTACTGAATTTTTTGCAGGCTCACAGGACCGATAATACCTGATTTTACGGGTTCCCAGGCCGATGCATCAAAGGGACGGTACGTAATATCTACTATGTTTATGTCATAAAACTTTTTCCATTCCACTCCCCTGCGGTCAATATCTCTCATTCTGTTAGCAGAAAGGTTTTGCACGATCAGTTCCAACGTATTATCCTCCTTCATATGATCCTTCGGCAGGATAATTTGATACGGGAGCGTCCAGACTGTACCCACTTCTTCTCCGTTGAGGATCACCTGAGCGCTTTCACGTAGGTCGGCAAACTGCAAAAGATAAGCATCCACGGAATCTTGCTCAGGCGACAGGGAGAAATTAAGCGTATAACGGGCTTTTCCACTGAAATACTGTAAACTGCTGTCTGGCAAGCTGGTCCAGGAGGTTAAAGTGTCAAAATTAAATACCTTTTGATTGAGCACTTCCGTGTTACCGGAGATAAACTTAAGCTCCCACTCATTCGGCAAGTCTAGTGTTCCCTTTTCTGCTTTATAGGGATAGATCGCTTCGCTGCTCAGCGGCAGATCATAGGTAAACAACATACATGATGCCCCGGGAGGAAGCTGAAGATAGATTTGTGTCTGCCCATCTACCACGGTATGATCAGCTTTTCCCCTCTCACCACTATTCGGGTCAAAGATTTCTACGGCCTCGCTCTCAACAGCTAAACGAATGGGACCTTCGGTAAATTCACTGCTCAGATTAGAGATAAAATACAGGTAGCCCTGCTCATGCTGTTTGCGAATGAAGCTAAGCCCCTGTTGTTTCATACTTTCCGGTCTTAAGAAAGGTAAATCTGAAAATGCTTCATGACCATCCAGCAATTGTACACGGGTATTTTGCTGTAATTGCTCATTGAGCTGAGCTAAACTATTTTCCTGCTGATCATATTTGTGGTAGCCCGCTACATAGGAAGGCAGTTTTTCCATGAAAATGACCGGCACTCCGCTTGCTGCCAGTTCATGTAGCTTATGCACACTTTCCAGTGGCATATAATCGGTTGGAG
Proteins encoded:
- a CDS encoding outer membrane beta-barrel family protein, giving the protein MLKNLLSLFLCLLSSQLVLAQGSVSGQVLDAESGTPLEFTTVSLLQGADSTLITGGYTDSEGKFTIEAKPGLYMIKLQFVSYDPKVVSDVQIGNSNKNMGAISLAENTSTLAEVVVEGKREQMELELDKRVFNVAQDLSNTGRNASEILDNLPSVTVDVEGNVSLRGSGNVRILVDGKPSGLIGIGNTDGLRTLNGDVIERVEVVTNPSARYDAEGSAGIINIVLKKKKKAGLNGSFTANVGTPENYGASVNLNYRQSKMNFFVNYGVNYRRTPGMGSSYQEFNGADTSYITRRENDRLRGGISSNIRLGTDFIFNEYNTLTASALYNVSDQDNNTDTWYRDFTTDNDLIQRTLRTDREHEDEENQEYELYYKRTYKKKGREFTANVQFRQSAEIEDADQNEFEGFEEMYPTLVQRSLNDENERQWLIQADYVYPFLENAKFETGVRNTLRQIDNEYIVEEQEESGDWVNLPGFTNTFNYDENIYAAYAILSNKTGKWSYQGGLRAEATDITTHLIQTDEKNDKDYINLFPSAFLTYSLSKTNSLQASYSRRINRPRFRELNPFSSFTDARNIRTGNPDLDPEFTDSYELGYLYNYATGNIYFGAYYRFTDDVVERVRWTETVDSVVITFTRPENLSTQNAYGFELNGSKDLFSWWNVNANFNFYRSITEGEFDGLELFADTYSASGRFTSKWEVPKLFDVQFSGFYRAPEVTTQGRRKAYYSLDLGATKDVFQKKGTLSLSVRDILNSRKFRYETITETLYEEAEFQRAQRQLTLSFTYRLNDINNRMRGGRGGGGYDGGNDDMDF